A genomic segment from Candidatus Baltobacteraceae bacterium encodes:
- a CDS encoding PBP1A family penicillin-binding protein — MRRPKKRKQISKVWRGIFVALLMLVLFCAGTVAGIVAAYARNLPDISRMADYQPASSTRIFARDGSLLASVYKENRVWVPISRIPPIVREAFIANEDHNFYYHHGVDFGGIMRAAVADFTHQQFQGASTITQQLARRLFLTDEVSISRKIQEALLAIEIERFYTKDEILERYLNIIYLGAGAYGVDAAAHTYFGRSVDKLTLAQAAMLAGVVAAPSDYSPFANLDLARDRQRHVLDRMVESGYVSQAESDAAYDGPLGLIAQRPPGLQGYRYPYFTTYAIAQLQHLFGNDAVEEGGLQVYTTVDPKMQQAAQDAIDWGVQSAISEGINAHQAALVALRPSTGEILAMVGGTGFSLKNQFNRAWQAHRQPGSSFKLYVYTAAVDTGMPANTLIGDTPVSYPMGDGTLWSPQDDDFRYLGQITMREALALSRNVVAVKVADRIGLDKVIDYAHRMGIQSPLEANLSLALGSGVVTPLEHASGYSTIANQGLHVDPTPFRIVKDSFGSTVLDDQYPQSVDVVSSGTAYVITTMLEDVINHGTGYPNAIIGRPAAGKTGTTSDFRDAWFVGFTPDLVTAVWLGNDDYTRMYESYGGNIPARIWARFMKAALKGTKPRDFVMPDDVVRMAGCGRGTEYYVKGTEPQGPCGSTLTNYAVEDQTPSLPSAGQPTLPPEETPVPTSSAADPNAATVDSPQPSPGDSPAGSAEPVPPVATAAPTSPINPP; from the coding sequence ATGCGAAGACCTAAGAAACGCAAGCAGATCTCCAAGGTGTGGCGCGGCATTTTCGTCGCGCTTTTGATGTTGGTGCTGTTCTGCGCGGGAACCGTCGCGGGCATTGTGGCGGCCTACGCGCGCAACCTGCCCGACATTAGCCGCATGGCCGACTACCAGCCCGCCAGTTCGACGCGGATCTTCGCGCGCGACGGGTCGCTCTTGGCGTCGGTCTACAAAGAAAATCGCGTCTGGGTGCCGATCTCGCGCATTCCGCCGATCGTTCGCGAAGCGTTCATTGCCAACGAGGACCACAACTTTTACTATCATCACGGCGTCGATTTCGGCGGCATCATGCGCGCCGCCGTGGCCGACTTCACGCACCAACAGTTTCAAGGCGCGTCCACGATCACGCAGCAGCTAGCTCGTCGTCTCTTCCTGACCGACGAAGTCTCGATCTCGCGGAAGATCCAAGAGGCGCTGCTGGCCATCGAAATCGAGCGCTTTTACACCAAGGATGAAATCCTCGAGCGTTATCTCAACATCATCTATTTAGGCGCCGGAGCGTACGGCGTCGACGCCGCCGCTCACACGTACTTCGGCCGCAGCGTCGACAAGCTGACCCTGGCGCAGGCGGCGATGCTCGCGGGCGTCGTGGCGGCGCCTTCGGATTACTCGCCGTTTGCGAATCTCGATTTAGCGCGCGACCGCCAGCGGCACGTGCTCGATCGCATGGTGGAAAGCGGATACGTCTCGCAGGCCGAGTCCGATGCCGCGTACGACGGCCCGCTGGGATTGATCGCACAACGGCCGCCCGGCTTGCAAGGATATCGTTATCCGTACTTCACGACGTACGCGATCGCGCAGCTGCAGCATCTTTTCGGCAACGATGCCGTTGAAGAAGGCGGCCTGCAAGTCTACACGACCGTCGATCCAAAGATGCAGCAGGCGGCGCAAGATGCCATCGACTGGGGCGTCCAAAGTGCGATCTCCGAGGGCATCAACGCGCATCAGGCGGCGCTGGTCGCGCTGCGCCCTTCGACGGGCGAGATCCTTGCGATGGTCGGCGGAACCGGCTTTTCGTTAAAGAATCAGTTCAATCGCGCGTGGCAGGCGCATCGTCAGCCCGGATCGTCGTTCAAGCTCTACGTCTACACCGCCGCCGTCGACACGGGAATGCCGGCCAACACTCTCATCGGCGATACGCCCGTGAGTTATCCGATGGGCGACGGCACGCTGTGGTCTCCCCAGGACGACGACTTCCGGTATCTCGGGCAGATCACGATGCGTGAAGCGCTGGCCCTTTCGCGCAACGTCGTTGCGGTGAAGGTCGCCGATCGCATCGGGCTCGACAAAGTCATCGATTACGCGCATCGGATGGGCATCCAGTCGCCGCTCGAGGCCAATCTCTCGCTCGCGCTCGGCTCGGGCGTGGTGACGCCGCTCGAACACGCCAGCGGCTACTCCACGATTGCCAATCAAGGATTGCACGTCGATCCGACGCCGTTCCGCATCGTCAAGGACTCGTTCGGCAGTACCGTGCTCGACGATCAGTACCCGCAGTCGGTCGACGTCGTGAGCTCGGGCACGGCGTACGTCATTACGACGATGCTCGAAGACGTGATCAATCACGGCACCGGTTATCCCAACGCGATCATCGGACGCCCGGCCGCCGGGAAAACCGGAACGACGTCGGACTTCCGCGACGCGTGGTTCGTCGGCTTTACGCCCGACTTGGTGACGGCGGTGTGGCTGGGCAACGACGACTACACGCGCATGTACGAATCGTACGGCGGAAACATTCCCGCGCGTATCTGGGCGCGGTTCATGAAAGCGGCGCTAAAGGGAACCAAGCCGCGCGATTTCGTCATGCCCGACGACGTCGTGCGCATGGCCGGATGCGGGCGCGGAACCGAGTATTACGTCAAAGGCACGGAGCCGCAGGGGCCCTGCGGATCGACCCTGACCAACTACGCGGTCGAGGATCAGACGCCGTCGCTGCCCAGTGCGGGGCAGCCGACGCTTCCGCCGGAGGAGACGCCGGTGCCGACGAGCAGTGCGGCCGATCCAAACGCGGCGACGGTCGATTCGCCGCAACCGTCGCCGGGAGACTCGCCGGCGGGCTCGGCCGAACCGGTGCCGCCGGTCGCGACCGCGGCGCCAACCTCGCCGATCAATCCGCCGTAA
- the nusB gene encoding transcription antitermination factor NusB, whose amino-acid sequence MASRRLGREQALQVLYSVSVGGREPGEALDEVVSSEADSGHRTFVRDLVLGTLEFSTSADDIVGPLLEGWTIERLPTIDRLLLQMGTFELRCRPESPPAVAINEAVELAKRFSTEDSGRFVNGVLNAVAKADAKT is encoded by the coding sequence ATGGCTTCACGGCGTCTCGGACGAGAACAAGCGCTACAGGTTCTCTATTCGGTCTCGGTCGGTGGACGGGAACCCGGTGAAGCGCTCGACGAGGTCGTCAGCTCCGAGGCCGATTCGGGACACCGCACGTTCGTGCGCGACTTGGTCCTCGGGACGCTCGAGTTCTCGACAAGTGCCGACGACATCGTCGGGCCGTTGCTCGAGGGGTGGACGATCGAACGCTTACCGACGATCGACCGTTTACTGTTGCAAATGGGTACTTTCGAGTTGCGTTGCCGGCCGGAATCGCCGCCGGCGGTAGCGATCAACGAGGCCGTGGAACTGGCCAAGCGGTTCTCGACCGAAGATTCGGGAAGGTTCGTCAACGGCGTCCTCAACGCCGTCGCCAAGGCAGATGCGAAGACCTAA
- the accC gene encoding acetyl-CoA carboxylase biotin carboxylase subunit produces the protein MIANRGEIALRINRACQELGVPTVAIFSEADRESLHVRQADEAFCVGPGPVPRSYLNIPNIISTALITRCDAIHPGYGFLAENARFAEICADHGLTFIGPKPSVIAAMGDKATAKRIMHEAGVSTTPGTGILANAKEARKHAESFGYPVLLKATAGGGGKGMRVVERPEELERAFASATAEAEASFKDGRVYMEKLILNPRHIEVQVLGDESGNIVHLGERDCSMQKPSHQKLVEEAPAPNLGDAMRSKLHDMAVRACRYSKYTNAGTLEFLASGNDVYFMEMNTRIQVEHPVTEMVYGIDLVKEQIRIAAGELLGYEQRDLVARGHAIECRVNAEDPRNGFAPQAGSVSKVVFPGGPGIRVDTHVHSGSTIPPYYDSMIAKIVAYGETRDAAIARMERALRETVIEGVNTTVEFCREVLATAEFRSGRYDVGSLPAMLGAKV, from the coding sequence TTGATCGCCAATCGCGGCGAGATCGCACTGCGCATCAATCGTGCCTGCCAAGAGTTGGGCGTACCGACGGTGGCCATCTTCTCGGAAGCCGACCGCGAGTCGCTGCACGTTCGCCAGGCCGACGAAGCGTTTTGCGTCGGCCCCGGTCCGGTACCCCGTTCGTATCTCAACATTCCCAATATCATCTCGACGGCGCTGATCACGCGCTGCGACGCCATTCATCCCGGTTACGGATTTCTTGCCGAGAACGCGCGCTTTGCCGAGATCTGCGCCGATCACGGCCTCACGTTCATCGGACCCAAACCGTCGGTGATCGCGGCCATGGGTGACAAGGCGACCGCCAAGCGCATCATGCACGAAGCGGGTGTCTCCACGACACCCGGCACCGGAATTCTCGCCAACGCCAAAGAGGCGCGTAAACACGCGGAGTCGTTCGGGTATCCCGTGCTACTCAAAGCAACGGCCGGGGGCGGCGGCAAGGGCATGCGCGTGGTCGAGCGTCCCGAAGAGCTCGAGCGCGCGTTCGCGAGCGCCACGGCCGAGGCCGAAGCGAGCTTCAAAGACGGCCGCGTGTATATGGAAAAGCTCATCCTCAATCCGCGCCACATCGAGGTGCAAGTCCTCGGCGACGAAAGCGGAAACATCGTTCACCTCGGTGAGCGCGACTGCTCGATGCAAAAGCCGTCGCATCAAAAACTCGTCGAAGAAGCGCCGGCACCCAACCTCGGCGATGCGATGCGCTCCAAACTGCACGATATGGCCGTCCGCGCCTGCCGGTATTCGAAATACACCAACGCCGGAACGCTCGAGTTCCTCGCTAGCGGCAACGACGTGTATTTTATGGAAATGAACACGCGCATTCAAGTCGAGCATCCGGTCACGGAGATGGTATACGGCATCGACTTGGTCAAAGAGCAGATTCGCATCGCTGCCGGCGAGCTGCTCGGCTACGAGCAGCGCGATTTGGTCGCGCGCGGCCACGCGATCGAATGTCGCGTCAACGCCGAAGATCCGCGCAACGGCTTCGCCCCGCAAGCCGGCAGCGTTTCAAAGGTCGTTTTCCCCGGAGGTCCCGGCATTCGGGTCGATACCCACGTCCACTCCGGCTCGACGATTCCGCCGTACTACGATTCGATGATCGCCAAGATCGTCGCCTACGGCGAGACGCGCGACGCGGCGATCGCGCGCATGGAGCGCGCTCTGCGCGAGACGGTCATCGAAGGCGTCAACACGACGGTCGAGTTTTGTCGCGAGGTGCTCGCGACCGCGGAGTTTCGCTCGGGGCGGTACGACGTCGGGTCGCTCCCGGCGATGCTCGGAGCGAAAGTTTAG